The genomic region GCTAATAAAGCTGAACCCATTGCACCACCCGAGATTAATACTGTAAACTGGGCCGATATGGGGCGCAAGTTTACTACCGCAGGTAAAAGCTCTAAAGTTTGGCTGGCGATTTCATTTTTCTTCATTATCGCGTTGCTCGCCACTTGTATATATATTTTTTGGGATGATATTTCCTCTGTAATAAACCAAAATTTTTCTGCTAACCAGGAGCAAACAACTAGCCAGCAATCAAATCAGGAAATTATTATTCCAACACCGGTAGATTCATCAGCTATTGCCGGAGAATCAGAAGCACCTTCAGATTCCGACACTCAAAATCAGTCGCAAAGTACGGCACCCAATGAACCCATCATCCTTGGAGATACTCTGACCGTCACAGTTTACGCTGCCTACGGTCAATTAGAACCCGTACGTATCACAAGCGACTTAAATTGGAGAACAAATCCATTTTGGGTAGAAGATGGAGCGGCTTATAATTTTGATTTTAGAGATACACTATTGGTGCGCGGGCAGTATAGCCGTATGCTTCTTTTATTTAATGGGCATATCATTGAAAATCCCCGCCAGAATTACTTCGACACTGCCTTCAACTCCATTATGATCACACGCTCTGTGCTCGATCAACCCCGTTATTTAGCTCCGGCTCCGGACGAATTTCCCTTGGAAATTGGACCGCCCGACAGCACCGTATATCGAATCAGATATTAGTTAAGTATTAGTACATCTTATCCATGAACAGAAAAGAAGCCCGGGAACGCGTTTCGGAGCTCAGAGAGCTCCTCGATCAGGCTAACAAAGCATATTACCAAGACGCTCAGCCCTTTATAAGCGATAAAGAGTTTGACGAAACCCTCAAAGAACTCATAAAGCTCGAACAGGAATTCGATCTCCATGACCCCAATTCTCCCACCCGGCGAGTTGGCGGAACAGTTTCTTCGGTTTTCGAAACTGTTCAGCATCCTGTTCCGCTTCTTAGTTTGGATAACACTTATAATGAAGAAGAACTCAACGACTTTGACGGCCGAGTCAAGAAAATACTGGGCCATGAAAATTATGAGTACATGGCGGAGCTAAAGTTTGACGGTGCTTCCATTCGACTTCGATATGAAAATGGGAAATTGGTGTTGGGTGCCACACGGGGGGACGGCGAAAAAGGCGATGATATTACCAACAACATAAAAACGATCCGGGATATACCTCTTCACCTTAATGGGGATTATCCTGAGGTTGTCGAAATCCGCGGTGAGGCTTATATGGAACGCGAGGCATTTGCCCGGATGAATCAGCATCGAGAAGAAGAAGGACTGACCGTATTCGCCAACCCCAGAAATTCTACCGCCGGTTCGTTGAAAATGCAAGATCCAAAGGCAGTGGCACAGCGCCCTATTCGGTTTTTTGCCTTCGATTTGCTCCTTGATGATGAAGATAACTCTCTGACCCAATTTCGAAAAGCAGAATTACTGGCTGAATTTGGTCTTCCTGTCTGTGAATACCACAGAGTATGTTCATCTATTGATGAAGTGCATGAGCTTATCAAAAAATGGGAAAAGCTTCGCCATGAGCTCCCTTATGAAACCGATGGCGTAGTCATTAAAATAAATCAAAGCCATTTGCGTGAAGAACTTGGAACTACTTCTAAATTTCCGCGTTGGGCAATCGCCTATAAGTTTGAAGCTGAACAGGCTACAACGGTCATTAACGACATTACGCTGCAGGTAGGGAGGCTTGGTACCATTACCCCCGTTGCGGAGCTTGAGCCCGTAGAATTAGCCGGAACCACGGTAAAACGAGCTTCCCTTCATAATGAAGATGAGATTCAGCGTAAAGATATCCGTATTGGAGATACCGTGGTGGTAGAAAAGGCCGGGGAAATTATTCCTCAGGTCATAAATGTCGTAAACCCGGACCGGGAGCATAGAAATGAAGCATTTTCCTTTCCGGAAAATTGTCCGGCTTGTGATTCAGCTCTCATTAAGTATGAAGATGAAGTGGCCTGGCGTTGTGTCAACCCTACATGTCCGCCACAAGTCCGTATTCGTATCGAACATTTTGCTTCGCGGGATGCCATGGATATTGAAGGATTGGGGGAATCAGTGGTAGATCAGCTCGTGTCCGAAGGACTCATCCAAACCTATGCTGACCTGTATGATTTGGAAAAAGAGCAGATCATCGGGCTGGAGCGCATGGCAGATAAAAGTGCCCAAAACCTGATCGATGCCATTCAAAAAAGTAAACAACAGCCGTTTGAACGCGTGATTTACGCCCTGGGAATTCGCTTTGTGGGTAAAACTGTCGCCAAAGATTTGGCCAAAGCCTTCGGCACCATGGAAAAATTACAATCCCTTTCGGAGGAAGAGCTGATCGCCGTTGATTCCATCGGTCCGCGCATCGCAGAATCGGTGGTAAGTTTTTTCAACAATGAAAAAAATAAAGCTATTGTAAAAAGACTGGGCGAACACGGCCTTCAATTTGAAAAAGAGGAAGAAGAACAGGCTTCCAATATTTTTGAGGGCAAAAAATTTGTCCTGACCGGCTCCCTCCCCACCTACACCCGCAAGGAAGCCGCCGATCTGATCGAGAAACACGGAGGAAAAACCTCCTCATCTGTAAGTGGAAATACCGATTATGTATTGGCCGGAGAATCCGCCGGCAGCAAGCTGGATAAGGCACAGGAATTGGGAGTTCCTATCTTGGATGAAGCTAAATTCCGCGAGATGATTGGGGAATGATCCAATTCAAGATTGAACTGCTCCATCCAAACCAGCAACAGTAAGTCGTTCCTTACACTAAAAATTAACCCCAAATTCCCTATCTTCTCAAAAATCACCTTTAAACCCCACGGCACATGGATATAAAGCCATTGGATACGGAGCAAATCGGATTAAAAACGCTGGAAAAGCATCTCATCCGATCCAAAAGCAAAGTCTCTTTGAAAATTGGACTACCCAAAGAAATATCCAATGATGAACGAAGAGTTACCCTTACTCCGGGAGGTGTTTCTATCCTCAAAGCCAATGGTCATGAAATTTTTATTGAAAAAGGAGCCGGGGAAGCTGCTAATTTTTCAGATCGGGAATATGCCGATGCCGGTGCAGAAATGGCCTACAGTGCTGGTGATGTGTTCAAAAAATCAGAACTCATTCTGAAAATTGCCCCCCTGGTAAAGGAAGAGTTTGAATTACTGGAGCCAGATCAAGCTCTTATTTCGGCTTTACACATGGGAAGTCAAACAGAGGAGTATTTACAGGCTTTAACCGACAAATCGATTACCGGCATTGGCTATGAATTTATCCGAGGAGAAGACAAAGAATTTCCTATCGTTCGAATGATGCACGAAATTACCGGTTCTATGTCGGTACAGATTGCGGCACATTATTTGGAAAGCATGAGTGGCGGACAGGGAATTATGCTGGGCGGTATTTCCGGAGTCCCTCCTGCTACCGTAGTTATTTTGGGAGCCGGAATAACCGGCGAATATGCCGCCCGGACAGCACTTGGATATGGGGCACAAGTTTTTGTAATGGATACTGATTTAACGGCACTTCGGAGACTTGAAAATGCCCTTGACCGTCGAATTATTACGGCTGTGGCAAATCATCAATACTTAAATACGGCCCTCAAATTTGCAGATATAATCATTGGGGCTGCCATGGCGGAGGGAGATCGCTCTCCATGCTGGGTTACTGATGAAATGGTAGCCGGTATGAAAGCCGGAAGTGTAATTGTGGATACCGTTATCGATCAAGGGGGTTGTGTAGCTACCAGTCAGCCCACAACCCATTCAAATCCGGTTTACTCGCAACATGACGTCATCCATCATTGTGTCCCAAATATCCCGGCAAATGTCCCCAGAACAGCTACGTATGCTTTAAATAATGTGATTGTACCCTATATACTTGCAATCGGAGATGCCGGGGGAGTTAAGGAATGCCTGTGGGAAAATGTGGCGCTGAGAAACGGAACGTATACGTATAAAAAACACATTACCAAAAAGTCGCTGGCAAAAATGTTTGATAAACCTTATCGCGAGATCGAAATGCTTATCGCTTCCCAAATTTAGGATTTTTGATTGATGATTGATGATTTGAGGTTTCAAATCATCAATCATCAATCATCATTCATCATTCATCAATCCCAATGTCAGAATTAAACGAAGCAAATTACCGCCGCATTTCCATCATCAACTGGATGCTCACCGTTCCCATGATGGTACTTTTTGCCTGGCCTTATTTCTATACTGCAGATTTAATGGGTCTGGATACCCTCTATTGTTATATGGGAGCCTTTATCTTTGCGGCACCTTTTATGCTTACTATACTGCACGGACATGTAACCATGGCCCTTGGCTCACTCCACCGACATCATTATTATGATTGGATGACCCAAGAAAAGCCACTTACTTATGGTCTTTTTTTTCACCCTATGTTTGTCAAAACACGTTTCAGGCTCATTATGCTAATCTTGAGTCTGCTTTTTCTGCCGGCAGGCTATTTGTTAGGGATATAACAAGATTTAGCCTATTCCCCCTTACTGATTGAGCATTAATAAGCCTTCCCATTCTTGATTTCATCCACCACACTTGGATCTAACAAAGTAGATGTATCACCAAGATTATCCAGATCTTTGGCCGCAATTTTCCTAAGAATTCGACGCATGATTTTTCCGGAGCGGGTTTTCGGCAGCCCTGATACAATCTGAATTTTATCAGGCTTAGCAATGGGGCTGATAATTTTACTTACCAAATCCAACAACTCTTTCTTAAAAGCTTCCGGATCCTTGACTTGCTCGTCACAAATCATAAAAGCAAACACCCCTTGCCCCTTAATGTCGTGAGGAAAACCAACTACCGCTGTCTCAACCACTTTAGGATGTTCGTCCAGGGCATTTTCAATTTCAGCAGTTCCTAATCGGTGCCCCGAAACATTTAATACATCATCCACACGACCGGTTATCCGGTAGTAACCATCCTCATCACGTCTGCAGCCATCTCCGGTAAAATAATATCCTTCGTACGTACTTAAATAAGTCTGCTTATATCGTTCATGATCACCATAAACAGTTCGGGCAATACCCGGCCACGGATGTTTGATACACAAATTTCCTTCTACTCCATTTCCTTCAATTTCCTCACCATTTTCATCCATTAAAGCAGGAAAAACGCCGGGGAGCGGTAATGTAGCAAAACCGGGTTTAGTAGGAGTAATTCCCGCTAAAGGAGAAATCATAATTCCTCCGGTTTCCGTTTGCCACCAGGTATCCACGATCGGGCATTTATTATTTCCTATGTGATCATGATACCAATGCCAGGCTTCTTCATTAATAGGTTCACCTACAGTTCCTAATACCTTTAGTGAACTCAAGTCATACTTCTTAACATAATCGATATCATAAGACATCAAGGCTCTAATAGCCGTTGGAGCCGTGTAAAAGTGCGTAACTCGATATTTTTCTACCACTTCCCATAGCCGGCCGGCATCCGGATATGTCGGAGTCCCTTCAAAAATAATCCCTGTAGCTCCGTTAAAAAGCGGTCCATAAATAATATAACTGTGGCCTGTAATCCATCCTGCATCTGCTGTACACCAATAAATATCGTCGGCTCCTACCTGAAATACCTGTCGAAATGAATAACTCGTATACACCATATATCCCCCACAAGTATGAACCACCCCTTTGGGCTTACCGGTTGAACCCGATGTATAAAGAATAAAAAGCGGATCTTCGGCATCCATTTCAACCGCTTCATGCTCTCTGGAGGCATTTCGGATTAGAATATGCCACCATTCATCCCGCCCTTCTTTCCATTCAATTTCACGGTTGGTTCGCTGGCATACGATCACACTTTCTACAGAAGGACAGCTTTCAAGTGCTTCATCTGAAATTTCTTTAAGAGGAACATGCTTATCCCCGCGCCGAAGACCATCGTTGGTAATCAACATTTTAGCTTCACAGTCATTGATCCTTTCTGACAGCGACTGTGCAGAAAATCCTGCAAATACAATGGAGTGAACCGCTCCAATTCTGGCACAAGCAAGTGCCGAAATCACTAATTCCGGTGTCATAGCCATATAAATGACAACACGATCCCCTTTTTTGACACCTTTACTCTCCAACACATTGGCAAACCGACAAACATCTTCGTGCAACTGTCTATACGTAATTGTTCGGCGAAATGAATCAGGATGATTCGGCTCAAATATAAAAGCTGTTTTATTCCCAATAGTGTTCAAATGGCGATCCAACGCATTTTCTGTAATATTCAGCTTACCACCTTCAAACCATTTGATATTCGCGTCTTTAAAATTTCCTGTTTGAGTTTTATCCCAGCGTTTTCGCCAATAAAACGTTCCGGCTTCATGATCCCAAAATTTAAGACGGTCTTTTTCACTTTCTCTGAATGTTTGCTGATACTCTTCAAATGATTTTATATTAAGCCACATTTTTAAATCAGTTTGGTTATGAAATTTTGATGATGTTGTAGGTTTTTGAGCGAATAATCAAGTTTATCTCTCATTTTGAGAAGATTTGACCTTTTTTGAAGTAATTAAGCCAAAATTTTCAAGAATGTCTGCTGGATTATACATCATTTACAAAATATAGAGTTGAAGAATTAAGTATCCCGCAAATATTTAGCTAAAGCTAAAAAAATGTTACACACACATTTTACCCTCAAAATTTTCCTTTTATGATGCCTTTTTTTTAGGGTTTTTCGAAAAAAATTACACGCACAAAATGGCATTTTTTTACCCGAATTGGTGCTCAAAATTTTTAAAATGTGCCAAAAAAATGGATTCTTGTTCCTGAAATTTGAGTATTTCTTAATATTTAATAATGAATCAGAAGGGATTTTTGAGCGAATATATTCATCAAAAGAGTAACATAGTACCCACCTTATGATGGCCAGATACTGTTATTACAAGGTGATTTTTCCGGGCAAAACTGTTTATTGATTGGATTTCCGCTTATAGCAATGATGCAAACGACTCAAAATACGGTGCTTTCGAGTGCGCACGTTCGCGTTAGAAAGGTCAAATTCCTCAACAGCATCATCTGTACTGGCTTCCGGCCTATCCATGAAATACTCAATAAACTCCCTGGATTTCTTTCTAAGCTCATCTAAACATTCTTCCAGTATACGCTGCCTTTCTTTATCCAGCAGGTTCTGGAACTGCTCTTCCGGCTCATATATTTCATTAAAGGACTCTCCGTCATAGTCAAACTTGTGCTGACGCTTTATATATCGGAGATATTCATGACGACAAGACTTAATCAGATAACTGAATATATACTTACTTTTCTTGATCTTATTCTTCCGTATTTGTTCAAATACATCCAAAAAAGCTTGCTGTACACATTCTTTAGCCGCATTTGATTCTGCACTCATCACCACTTGAAGATAGTCCTCAAGTCTTGGGATCACTTCCGACAATAGTTCGCTTGCCTTCGTGTCATCCCCTTTTTGGAGTGCTTCTACCAATTCCGAATAATCAACTCTGAGTTGTGCCAAACTAACCAACCAATAATTAAAAATTTTTGACAGCTTTGATGCTTATCACTGAATTCGAATACATCAAAGAATTTACAGTTCTATTTAAACTATCAAAATATACGAGCTCCAATAATAAGTGATTTTTTTTGAATTATTAATTCATTTTAATCTTTTAGTGGCAGCTGTGAATATTAAGATTTAGATTAATTTTGTAACAATATGTAAGAATTATACTCTTACAATGGAGTAGAAAAATGTCTTTAAAACAATAAACTACTCTAAAATTAAAATGTAACAAATAGCAATAAACATACTCTTGTACTTAACCTAAAGTTTAATCTTTAAATATCAATACCATGAAATCACTAAAATCTCTCTTCGCCCTCGCTGCCATTGTAACTCTTTCGTTCGGATGCGCCTCGGTCACCGATGCCTCCCTGACCGAAGAACTCAACAAAACCCCGGATACTCAAATCACCTCCAGCGATGACGGTGTATTCTCCGGCGGAAACGATGTAGAGCCTATCGTGGAGAAACCCTGGTAGTCACACAATCACTAACCCAGTTCTTTAATTCACAACTCAATAACACACTTAAATTATATAACACCATGAAATCACTAAAATCTCTCTTCGCCCTCGCTGCCATTGTAACTCTTTCGTTCGGATGCGCCTCGGTCACCGATGCCTCCCTGACCGAAGAACTCAACAAAACCCCGGATACTCAAATCACCTCCAGCGATGACGGTGTATTCTCCGGCGGAAACGATGTAGAGCCTATTGTGGAAAAACCTTGGTAAAAATCCAATTATCTTCATTAAATTAAGGTTCAATTAATAAGATGATTAGCTTTGAATTTACTTTATCTATTAATAATAGCATTTACGTTTTCGGATACCACCGATGTTCGTATTCAAACCGAAAACCAAATAGAACACTATGTTAACAATATAAAATCTGATAAAAATCTAAGTTTGAATTCATGGGCTTTTCATGAAGTTGCAACTCTAAACTGTACGACATTAGATATTGCAAAAAAACATCTTCAAAATTTGCCGGATCATGCTTCTTACTATGAATACCTTGATTGCAATGATATTCTAAATAAAAAAGCGGGTGATGAAAGTATCCAATTTTGGGAAGGGGATATTCTAGATCGATATAAAAGAATCATTGAAAGTGAAAGTAAAATAACTGAAGAGATATTGGGTTTTAACGACTACCCTCTATTACATTTCACCTTGTTAATGCGTAGTAACGCCAGTGATTATTATTCTTTGGAATATTTGAAGCAGGCTTTGGAAAATTGGCTTGATTACAGCCAAAGTTTGACTGATAAAAATAACTTGGAGTATGTTCTATTTATCTCCAACATCATACGAGCTGCCTATATACTCGATAAGTATGAGATCATTGAAAAACATTATGAAATATTTGTTAATCAAAACATACTCCCTAATTCAAGCCATAAACTAAGGCTATTAGGAGCCTTTGATTACACCTTTTACGTCTTAGGTAATTACGACAGGTCTTTGAAACTCCAAAGGGAAGAATCTTTGCCTTTAGCCCAGTTTATAGGAAAGAAAAGTGATGTTCAAGCCATTAAAAACCGGCAAGGAGCATATCTTTTCTCCCTTGGTAAATATGAGGAGTCAAAGATTGTTTATGAAGAGTTATATAATGATTCATTAAGCTTCGAAAATCAGTACTCACTTTTCACAAATCTTGGAGTAAATTACTTAAAACTTGGCCAAGCGAATAAATACATTTCCTTTCAGCTTCGGGCCTTAAATCAGGAAACAAAAAACTACAGAAGCTTACTTCAAATTTATAGAAACCTGTTTGTTTATTATGTTTCTATTAAAGATGTTAATGTTGCATTAAGTTATATAGACAAAGCAAAAGAGGTGGCTCAAAATAATTCTGATACGACGGAATTAGCACTAATTGATTCTTATTTAGGTTCTTTCTACTGGTCAACCTATAAAGATCATGAAAAAGCCCTTGATTTTTTAAATTCCGCCGAAGGAATACTTTCTCCTGAAAGGGACTATGCCAGGTATGCAAATCTATTAATTGAAAGAGGTACCATTTTAATTGAAATTGATTCTCTTGATGCAGCTCAAAATATATTCAATACAATTAAAAAATTAACCCTCTCCAAATCAGATACACCAAAATATATTGACGCATTGGTAAATCTTTCATCCATTTATCTAAAAAAAGGTGATTTGAAAAATACCTTTTCGAATTTGGAAGAAATAAAACTCTACTCCCTAGACAACATCGATTTCCCATTGCTCACTAAATACTATACTGTTAAAGCTGAATACAATTATAAAACAGGCAATAGAAGAGCTGCCATAGCTGAATTAAAACCGGTTGTGGATCAAGTCATAGATCGAGCTAAAAATAATACCGACTCTCAAGAAGGGTATTGGTCGGTAGAGGATGAGTACCTGGAGGCTTTTGCATTAATGGTGGAGTTATTTATAGAAACTGAGGCCCCTGAGGAAGCTCTTTTGCTCCTGGATCAGCTAAAAACCATTAATGACGCTTCTTTATATAACAGTCCGTTGATCAAGGCCGCCAAGTTATCAGAAGAAGACTTAGTCGAAGAAAAGCGCCTAAATAGAAGGTTGCAGTCACTTCGGAAAAAATATCTGAATGCCACTCAGGAAGAGCGTTTTGCAATAAAAATAGAAATCGATCGTACTTCCGCTATGCGGGAACAAATTTTGGCCGAAGTAAATCTTAATAAAGAAAGGGATCTGCCTTCGGTTTGGGCCGTCCAAAGATCCATACAGTCAAATGAATTGGTCTTACATTTTACGGAAGTTGGGACTCACTTATATGTCACACACTTAACCAGGGATGACACTAAAATTAATGTCTATGATTTCCCACAGGAAACACAAGAAAAATTTAGCAGTATTGCAGATGATCTAGCCTCAGGAAATACAAATTTGAATCATTTGCATGAACTATATCGGTTCCTTGATTTAAGTCAAATTCCGGATGACATAAACATGATTTCGGTTATACCGGACAATTATTTGTACCGAATTCCTTTAGAAATATTACCTACCGAATCTCCGGATTCTCCTATCAGTTTTGGCAGCACACATTATTTAATTGAGGATTATTCTTTTCGGTATTTCACATCACTAAAAGAATTTGACGGTAATCAACGTACTTTTAATGCTTCAACTGAAAACGATTTCAGTGGTTTTGGAATTTCTGACTTCAAAAACTTTAAAAACACAAATCTCCCGTCGCTTCCCTATGCTACTGTTGAAACCAGGAATATCAACTCAGTGCTTACTTCATTTCAACAAAAAGAAATTTATAATGAAGGTAATGCAACTAAAGATGCTTTTAAGCGACAAGTTGGTTCTTCACGGCTAGTGCATGTAGCTACGCACAGCGAGGTTTCAGAGCAAAATCCACTCTTTTCTACAATTTATCTGAAAAACTCCAACCCGGGCGATACCCTTGAGTCTGAACAAGCACTTTATGCATATGAATTGTTTGATACGCCACTCAACAGTGAGTTCATTATGCTGAATTCATGCAGTTCAGGATCCGGAAATTATATTCAGGGCAGTGGCGTAATGGGTATCAGTCGTGCTTTAAGATATGCAGGAGCCAAAAGCCTTGCACTGAATTTATGGTCCGTCAATGATAAAGTAGCTTCTGAATTTGCTACAGATTTTTACGGTTATTTAAATGAGGGGGTCACTAAGAGTGAAGCCATCAGAAAAGCGAAGCTAAATCAACTTAAAAGGTCTAATGCCAACCCTCATTTTTGGGGAGCTTATATGATGATTGGCAATCCTTCTCCTATCACACGGTCATCTGAAAATGCGTTTCTGCTATTTTCTTTATTGGCCGCATCAATATTATTTAGCGGATATACCACCTATCAAAAAGCTGCTGCATAGGCCGCAGGGAGCTAAATATTACCGGCTAACCACACTGGCAAGTGCATCAACATAGGTCTTAGCTACCCGACTGTAAGCACCGTTCAACTCATAAGCTTTTTGGAAAGCTTCCTCTGCTTCATCAAGACGGTCTAATTGGAAATAGGTATTACCTAAGAACCAATAGCCCTTCTCAAGAGTAAGAATCTCAATATCATTTTGAGCAATTACCATTTCGAAGCTCTCAATGGAAGAAGAATAATTTCCATTATTATATTGAATTGAACCCAGGCTTAATGCAATTTCTGCTGTTAGTTGTGGATCATCAGTATTTTCAAGTTCTGTCTCTAAAAGTGAAATTGCTTCTTCAACTTCACCGTCGGTTGCCAATCTAATAGCTTGCCGAATCACATCACTTGTTACTGTTTCTGAAACACCCCTTGCATCCCTCATGATTTCAAGTCCAATTTGATCAACCGGACTTACGGAAAGGTCGCCTGAAGTACTTATGTTCATTACGCCAATTACGCCGGCAATCAAGATAACTGCTGCCGCTGCGGCATACCGAACAACTTTTTGGAAGGAATAAATTTTAGCAGAAGGTTGTGCTGCTTTCTTATGATCAAGAATTGCCTTCACATTGGCTACACTTTTCATGTAATCCAAGTAATAGTCATCCTGAATTAATTCAGCCCATAACTCATCTGCTTGCTCTGCATTTAACTTCC from Gracilimonas sp. harbors:
- a CDS encoding helix-turn-helix domain-containing protein; this encodes MSLGKDLASIRKSQNLTLEDIQNAIKIPLDTIKSIEDESIFTDPSMNKTYVRSFVRSYAKVLKLNDDDVVMALDEVEAGMYSGSLVSGKENIDEYRQPYSPSKPEEKAPETSSTEPVESKPAQKPETEPPKEANKAEPIAPPEINTVNWADMGRKFTTAGKSSKVWLAISFFFIIALLATCIYIFWDDISSVINQNFSANQEQTTSQQSNQEIIIPTPVDSSAIAGESEAPSDSDTQNQSQSTAPNEPIILGDTLTVTVYAAYGQLEPVRITSDLNWRTNPFWVEDGAAYNFDFRDTLLVRGQYSRMLLLFNGHIIENPRQNYFDTAFNSIMITRSVLDQPRYLAPAPDEFPLEIGPPDSTVYRIRY
- the ligA gene encoding NAD-dependent DNA ligase LigA, which codes for MNRKEARERVSELRELLDQANKAYYQDAQPFISDKEFDETLKELIKLEQEFDLHDPNSPTRRVGGTVSSVFETVQHPVPLLSLDNTYNEEELNDFDGRVKKILGHENYEYMAELKFDGASIRLRYENGKLVLGATRGDGEKGDDITNNIKTIRDIPLHLNGDYPEVVEIRGEAYMEREAFARMNQHREEEGLTVFANPRNSTAGSLKMQDPKAVAQRPIRFFAFDLLLDDEDNSLTQFRKAELLAEFGLPVCEYHRVCSSIDEVHELIKKWEKLRHELPYETDGVVIKINQSHLREELGTTSKFPRWAIAYKFEAEQATTVINDITLQVGRLGTITPVAELEPVELAGTTVKRASLHNEDEIQRKDIRIGDTVVVEKAGEIIPQVINVVNPDREHRNEAFSFPENCPACDSALIKYEDEVAWRCVNPTCPPQVRIRIEHFASRDAMDIEGLGESVVDQLVSEGLIQTYADLYDLEKEQIIGLERMADKSAQNLIDAIQKSKQQPFERVIYALGIRFVGKTVAKDLAKAFGTMEKLQSLSEEELIAVDSIGPRIAESVVSFFNNEKNKAIVKRLGEHGLQFEKEEEEQASNIFEGKKFVLTGSLPTYTRKEAADLIEKHGGKTSSSVSGNTDYVLAGESAGSKLDKAQELGVPILDEAKFREMIGE
- a CDS encoding CHAT domain-containing protein, translated to MNLLYLLIIAFTFSDTTDVRIQTENQIEHYVNNIKSDKNLSLNSWAFHEVATLNCTTLDIAKKHLQNLPDHASYYEYLDCNDILNKKAGDESIQFWEGDILDRYKRIIESESKITEEILGFNDYPLLHFTLLMRSNASDYYSLEYLKQALENWLDYSQSLTDKNNLEYVLFISNIIRAAYILDKYEIIEKHYEIFVNQNILPNSSHKLRLLGAFDYTFYVLGNYDRSLKLQREESLPLAQFIGKKSDVQAIKNRQGAYLFSLGKYEESKIVYEELYNDSLSFENQYSLFTNLGVNYLKLGQANKYISFQLRALNQETKNYRSLLQIYRNLFVYYVSIKDVNVALSYIDKAKEVAQNNSDTTELALIDSYLGSFYWSTYKDHEKALDFLNSAEGILSPERDYARYANLLIERGTILIEIDSLDAAQNIFNTIKKLTLSKSDTPKYIDALVNLSSIYLKKGDLKNTFSNLEEIKLYSLDNIDFPLLTKYYTVKAEYNYKTGNRRAAIAELKPVVDQVIDRAKNNTDSQEGYWSVEDEYLEAFALMVELFIETEAPEEALLLLDQLKTINDASLYNSPLIKAAKLSEEDLVEEKRLNRRLQSLRKKYLNATQEERFAIKIEIDRTSAMREQILAEVNLNKERDLPSVWAVQRSIQSNELVLHFTEVGTHLYVTHLTRDDTKINVYDFPQETQEKFSSIADDLASGNTNLNHLHELYRFLDLSQIPDDINMISVIPDNYLYRIPLEILPTESPDSPISFGSTHYLIEDYSFRYFTSLKEFDGNQRTFNASTENDFSGFGISDFKNFKNTNLPSLPYATVETRNINSVLTSFQQKEIYNEGNATKDAFKRQVGSSRLVHVATHSEVSEQNPLFSTIYLKNSNPGDTLESEQALYAYELFDTPLNSEFIMLNSCSSGSGNYIQGSGVMGISRALRYAGAKSLALNLWSVNDKVASEFATDFYGYLNEGVTKSEAIRKAKLNQLKRSNANPHFWGAYMMIGNPSPITRSSENAFLLFSLLAASILFSGYTTYQKAAA
- a CDS encoding sigma-70 family RNA polymerase sigma factor, producing MAQLRVDYSELVEALQKGDDTKASELLSEVIPRLEDYLQVVMSAESNAAKECVQQAFLDVFEQIRKNKIKKSKYIFSYLIKSCRHEYLRYIKRQHKFDYDGESFNEIYEPEEQFQNLLDKERQRILEECLDELRKKSREFIEYFMDRPEASTDDAVEEFDLSNANVRTRKHRILSRLHHCYKRKSNQ
- a CDS encoding alanine dehydrogenase, giving the protein MDIKPLDTEQIGLKTLEKHLIRSKSKVSLKIGLPKEISNDERRVTLTPGGVSILKANGHEIFIEKGAGEAANFSDREYADAGAEMAYSAGDVFKKSELILKIAPLVKEEFELLEPDQALISALHMGSQTEEYLQALTDKSITGIGYEFIRGEDKEFPIVRMMHEITGSMSVQIAAHYLESMSGGQGIMLGGISGVPPATVVILGAGITGEYAARTALGYGAQVFVMDTDLTALRRLENALDRRIITAVANHQYLNTALKFADIIIGAAMAEGDRSPCWVTDEMVAGMKAGSVIVDTVIDQGGCVATSQPTTHSNPVYSQHDVIHHCVPNIPANVPRTATYALNNVIVPYILAIGDAGGVKECLWENVALRNGTYTYKKHITKKSLAKMFDKPYREIEMLIASQI
- a CDS encoding tetratricopeptide repeat protein is translated as MIESKVNKELERKIDLYVNGKLNAEQADELWAELIQDDYYLDYMKSVANVKAILDHKKAAQPSAKIYSFQKVVRYAAAAAVILIAGVIGVMNISTSGDLSVSPVDQIGLEIMRDARGVSETVTSDVIRQAIRLATDGEVEEAISLLETELENTDDPQLTAEIALSLGSIQYNNGNYSSSIESFEMVIAQNDIEILTLEKGYWFLGNTYFQLDRLDEAEEAFQKAYELNGAYSRVAKTYVDALASVVSR